Proteins encoded within one genomic window of Apis mellifera strain DH4 linkage group LG1, Amel_HAv3.1, whole genome shotgun sequence:
- the LOC412948 gene encoding delta-1-pyrroline-5-carboxylate synthase isoform X2, whose amino-acid sequence MYARLLLLRSSKLGCFPRRLASSSSGPRVPEQATTEGPRKATMFNDRSQLNYTRRLVVKLGSAVITREDEHGLALGRLASIVEQVAECQNGGRECIMVTSGAVAFGKQKLAQELLMSLSMRETLSPGGHMRKRSGTPLEPRAAAAVGQSGLMSLYDAMFAQYGVKLAQVLVTKPDFYNEETRNNLFSTLSELLSLNIVPIINTNDAVSPPPHVDEEVAGSGGRRGISIKDNDSLAAMLAAEIQADLLILMSDVDGIYNLPPWQDGAKMLHTFSMDLRDTIKFGQKSKVGTGGMDAKVNAALWALDRGVSVVICNGTQEKAIKNILSGRKIGTFFTQTTEISMPVEVVAEEARTGSRTLQALRPEERASCINTLADLLESRQKEILEANRKDLEAAEKTGLAKALLSRLSLTPAKLKSLSSGLRQIANDSLTNVGRVLRRTKLAESLELRQITVPIGVLLVIFESRPDSLPQVAALAMSSANGLLLKGGKEATNSNKYLMELVKEALGPVGAANAISLISTREDVGDLLSMGKHIDLVIPRGSSDLVRSIQEQSKHIPVLGHAEGICHVFVDRDADLVKALKIIRDSKCDYPAACNAMETLLIHESHMKSNFFNDVCSMLQKEGVKVNSGPKLRKQLTFGPPAAKSMKTEYGALECAIEVVSDIEDAINHIHKYGSGHTDCIVTENKERATYFQREVDSACVFHNASTRFSDGYRFGLGAEVGISTARIHARGPVGVDGLLTTKWVLQGNGHAAADFGEGGEVWLHQSLPLNESE is encoded by the exons ATGTACGCGAGGTTGTTACTATTGAGATCCAGTAAACTTGGATGTTTTCCAAGGAGATTGGCTTCGTCCTCCTCGGGGCCGAGGGTGCCCGAACAAGCA ACGACAGAAGGGCCTCGAAAGGCAACGATGTTCAACGACCGCAGCCAGTTGAATTACACCAGACGTTTGGTGGTGAAATTGGGCAGCGCCGTTATCACGAGGGAGGACGAACACGGACTGGCACTGGGTCGGTTGGCGTCCATAGTCGAACAGGTAGCCGAGTGCCAAAACGGAGGTCGTGAATGTATTATGGTAACTAGCGGAGCGGTCGCATTCGGCAAACAGAAACTCGCCCAGGAACTGTTGATGTCCTTATCAATGAGGGAAACGCTGAGTCCTGGCGGCCACATGAGAAAACGCTCGG GCACTCCTTTGGAACCTAGAGCGGCAGCCGCGGTTGGTCAATCGGGTCTGATGTCTCTATACGACGCCATGTTCGCCCAATATGGTGTGAAACTGGCCCAAGTGTTGGTCACCAAACCGGATTTCTACAACGAGGAGACCCGCAACAACTTGTTCAGCACTTTGAGCGAGTTGCTCAGCTTGAACATAGTCCCCATAATCAATACCAACGACGCGGTGTCACCTCCGCCACACGTTGACGAGGAAGTCGCTGGAAGCGGCGGAAGAAGAGGGATTTCCATCAAGGACAACGATTCCTTGGCCGCCATGTTGGCCGCCGAGATTCAAGCGGACTTGTTAATCTTGATGAGCGATGTAGATGGCATTTACAATCTGCCTCCTTGGCAAGATGGCGCCAAAATGCTGCATACGTTTAGCATGGATCTTAGAGACACGATTAAATTTGGGCAAAAATCGAAGGTCGGTACAGGTGGCATGGATGCGAAAGTTAATGCCGCGCTTTGGGCCCTTGATCGAGGTGTCTCCGTAGTAATTTGCAATGGAACTCAAGAAAAGgctataaagaatattttatctggGAGAAAGATAGGTACTTTCTTCACACAGACGACCGAAATTTCCATGCCTGTAGAGGTTGTCGCCGAAGAGG CTCGAACTGGAAGCCGAACACTGCAAGCTCTTCGACCAGAAGAACGAGCGAGCTGTATCAACACGTTAGCTGATCTTCTGGAGTCACGGCAAAAGGAAATATTGGAGGCTAACAGAAAGGATCTCGAGGCTGCGGAGAAAACTGGTCTGGCGAAAGCTTTACTTTCTCGCCTTTCGTTAACACCCGCCAAACTGAAATCTTTGAGCTCTGGTTTGCGACAAATTGCTAATGATTCCTTAACGAATGTGGGTCGCGTGCTCAGAAGGACAAAACTGGCCGAGAGTCTGGAATTGAGACAAATAACTGTCCCCATCGGTGTACTGTTGGTGATTTTTGAATCACGGCCCGACAGTTTACCTCAAGTAGCCGCATTAGCGATGTCCAGTGCCAACGGCCTCCTTCTGAAAGGAGGCAAAGAAGCGACAAAcagcaataaatatttgatggaGTTGGTGAAGGAGGCGTTGGGTCCGGTTGGTGCTGCCAACGCGATATCTTTAATTTCGACCAGGGAGGACGTCGGCGATTTATTGTCGATGGGAAAACACATAGATCTCGTAATTCCTCGAGGCAGCTCAGATCTCGTTCGTAGCATTCAGGAACAATCGAAACATATTCCCGTATTGGGACACGCGGAAGGTATCTGTCACGTGTTCGTGGATAGAGATGCGGATCTTGTTAAAGCTCTAAAGATCATCAGAGACTCGAAATGCGATTACCCTGCTGCTTGCAACGCTATGGAGACATTGCTTATTCACGAGAGTCATATGAAGAGTAACTTTTTCAACGATGTGTGCAGCATGCTGCAAAAGGAAGGA GTCAAAGTTAATTCCGGACCAAAACTGAGGAAACAATTAACATTCGGACCACCAGCTGCGAAAAGTATGAAGACCGAGTACGGCGCTCTTGAGTGTGCAATCGAGGTCGTATCAGACATCGAGGATGCAATAAATCATATTCACAAATATGGCAGTGGACATACGGATTGCATTGTTACCGAGAATAAAGAAAGAGCCACCTATTTCCAGAGAGAAGTGGACAGTGCGTGCGTTTTTCACAATGCCAGTACTCGATTCTCCGATGGTTATAGATTCGGTCTTGGTGCCGAG gTTGGAATTTCTACCGCACGAATTCATGCACGGGGTCCAGTAGGAGTGGATGGATTGTTGACTACAAAATGGGTATTGCAAGGTAATGGTCATGCAGCTGCAGATTTTGGAGAGGGTGGCGAAGTTTGGCTTCATCAATCTTTACCTCTCAATGAATCTGAATGA
- the LOC725230 gene encoding histone H4 has translation MTGRGKGGKGLGKGGAKRHRKVLRDNIQGITKPAIRRLARRGGVKRISGLIYEETRGVLKVFLENVIRDAVTYTEHAKRKTVTAMDVVYALKRQGRTLYGFGG, from the coding sequence ATGACTGGCCGTGGAAAGGGTGGAAAGGGTTTGGGAAAGGGAGGAGCAAAGCGTCATAGAAAGGTTTTGCGTGATAACATCCAAGGTATTACCAAACCAGCCATTCGTCGTCTTGCTCGTCGTGGTGGTGTGAAGCGTATTTCTGGATTGATCTACGAAGAAACACGAGGTGTATTGAAGGTATTCTTGGAAAATGTTATCCGAGATGCTGTCACTTACACTGAGCATGCCAAGAGGAAGACTGTAACTGCCATGGATGTAGTTTACGCTTTGAAGCGTCAAGGAAGAACCCTTTACGGTTTTGGTGGTTAA
- the LOC412948 gene encoding delta-1-pyrroline-5-carboxylate synthase isoform X3 → MFNDRSQLNYTRRLVVKLGSAVITREDEHGLALGRLASIVEQVAECQNGGRECIMVTSGAVAFGKQKLAQELLMSLSMRETLSPGGHMRKRSGTPLEPRAAAAVGQSGLMSLYDAMFAQYGVKLAQVLVTKPDFYNEETRNNLFSTLSELLSLNIVPIINTNDAVSPPPHVDEEVAGSGGRRGISIKDNDSLAAMLAAEIQADLLILMSDVDGIYNLPPWQDGAKMLHTFSMDLRDTIKFGQKSKVGTGGMDAKVNAALWALDRGVSVVICNGTQEKAIKNILSGRKIGTFFTQTTEISMPVEVVAEEARTGSRTLQALRPEERASCINTLADLLESRQKEILEANRKDLEAAEKTGLAKALLSRLSLTPAKLKSLSSGLRQIANDSLTNVGRVLRRTKLAESLELRQITVPIGVLLVIFESRPDSLPQVAALAMSSANGLLLKGGKEATNSNKYLMELVKEALGPVGAANAISLISTREDVGDLLSMGKHIDLVIPRGSSDLVRSIQEQSKHIPVLGHAEGICHVFVDRDADLVKALKIIRDSKCDYPAACNAMETLLIHESHMKSNFFNDVCSMLQKEGVKVNSGPKLRKQLTFGPPAAKSMKTEYGALECAIEVVSDIEDAINHIHKYGSGHTDCIVTENKERATYFQREVDSACVFHNASTRFSDGYRFGLGAEVGISTARIHARGPVGVDGLLTTKWVLQGNGHAAADFGEGGEVWLHQSLPLNESE, encoded by the exons ATGTTCAACGACCGCAGCCAGTTGAATTACACCAGACGTTTGGTGGTGAAATTGGGCAGCGCCGTTATCACGAGGGAGGACGAACACGGACTGGCACTGGGTCGGTTGGCGTCCATAGTCGAACAGGTAGCCGAGTGCCAAAACGGAGGTCGTGAATGTATTATGGTAACTAGCGGAGCGGTCGCATTCGGCAAACAGAAACTCGCCCAGGAACTGTTGATGTCCTTATCAATGAGGGAAACGCTGAGTCCTGGCGGCCACATGAGAAAACGCTCGG GCACTCCTTTGGAACCTAGAGCGGCAGCCGCGGTTGGTCAATCGGGTCTGATGTCTCTATACGACGCCATGTTCGCCCAATATGGTGTGAAACTGGCCCAAGTGTTGGTCACCAAACCGGATTTCTACAACGAGGAGACCCGCAACAACTTGTTCAGCACTTTGAGCGAGTTGCTCAGCTTGAACATAGTCCCCATAATCAATACCAACGACGCGGTGTCACCTCCGCCACACGTTGACGAGGAAGTCGCTGGAAGCGGCGGAAGAAGAGGGATTTCCATCAAGGACAACGATTCCTTGGCCGCCATGTTGGCCGCCGAGATTCAAGCGGACTTGTTAATCTTGATGAGCGATGTAGATGGCATTTACAATCTGCCTCCTTGGCAAGATGGCGCCAAAATGCTGCATACGTTTAGCATGGATCTTAGAGACACGATTAAATTTGGGCAAAAATCGAAGGTCGGTACAGGTGGCATGGATGCGAAAGTTAATGCCGCGCTTTGGGCCCTTGATCGAGGTGTCTCCGTAGTAATTTGCAATGGAACTCAAGAAAAGgctataaagaatattttatctggGAGAAAGATAGGTACTTTCTTCACACAGACGACCGAAATTTCCATGCCTGTAGAGGTTGTCGCCGAAGAGG CTCGAACTGGAAGCCGAACACTGCAAGCTCTTCGACCAGAAGAACGAGCGAGCTGTATCAACACGTTAGCTGATCTTCTGGAGTCACGGCAAAAGGAAATATTGGAGGCTAACAGAAAGGATCTCGAGGCTGCGGAGAAAACTGGTCTGGCGAAAGCTTTACTTTCTCGCCTTTCGTTAACACCCGCCAAACTGAAATCTTTGAGCTCTGGTTTGCGACAAATTGCTAATGATTCCTTAACGAATGTGGGTCGCGTGCTCAGAAGGACAAAACTGGCCGAGAGTCTGGAATTGAGACAAATAACTGTCCCCATCGGTGTACTGTTGGTGATTTTTGAATCACGGCCCGACAGTTTACCTCAAGTAGCCGCATTAGCGATGTCCAGTGCCAACGGCCTCCTTCTGAAAGGAGGCAAAGAAGCGACAAAcagcaataaatatttgatggaGTTGGTGAAGGAGGCGTTGGGTCCGGTTGGTGCTGCCAACGCGATATCTTTAATTTCGACCAGGGAGGACGTCGGCGATTTATTGTCGATGGGAAAACACATAGATCTCGTAATTCCTCGAGGCAGCTCAGATCTCGTTCGTAGCATTCAGGAACAATCGAAACATATTCCCGTATTGGGACACGCGGAAGGTATCTGTCACGTGTTCGTGGATAGAGATGCGGATCTTGTTAAAGCTCTAAAGATCATCAGAGACTCGAAATGCGATTACCCTGCTGCTTGCAACGCTATGGAGACATTGCTTATTCACGAGAGTCATATGAAGAGTAACTTTTTCAACGATGTGTGCAGCATGCTGCAAAAGGAAGGA GTCAAAGTTAATTCCGGACCAAAACTGAGGAAACAATTAACATTCGGACCACCAGCTGCGAAAAGTATGAAGACCGAGTACGGCGCTCTTGAGTGTGCAATCGAGGTCGTATCAGACATCGAGGATGCAATAAATCATATTCACAAATATGGCAGTGGACATACGGATTGCATTGTTACCGAGAATAAAGAAAGAGCCACCTATTTCCAGAGAGAAGTGGACAGTGCGTGCGTTTTTCACAATGCCAGTACTCGATTCTCCGATGGTTATAGATTCGGTCTTGGTGCCGAG gTTGGAATTTCTACCGCACGAATTCATGCACGGGGTCCAGTAGGAGTGGATGGATTGTTGACTACAAAATGGGTATTGCAAGGTAATGGTCATGCAGCTGCAGATTTTGGAGAGGGTGGCGAAGTTTGGCTTCATCAATCTTTACCTCTCAATGAATCTGAATGA
- the LOC409689 gene encoding U4/U6 small nuclear ribonucleoprotein Prp4 produces the protein MSDDEDLVYVKKQKTVHYGSLEEAERARLAAVAESSEEEKDTTTLGDNVNTVATLANIHISNEYMELEDEMSKDRQALLEEFERRKKARQINVSTDDSEVKRNLRQLGEPICLFGEGPADRRTRLRELLANLGEDAIKKKHEEEEKPSHPIERDTETTWYHEGPESLQIARSWIATYSLPRAKARLDKARQDLELPTATRTARRQELLKKLQALTIYCSQIGDTRPISFCQFSPNSKVLATASWSGLCKLWSVPDCTLLRTLKGHTCNVGCIVFHPKATITEEVVGERAGQTCVLASCASDGTVKLWSGGFGEEPLAEVEGHEPHRVSRLAFHPSGRFLGTCCYDASWRLWDLEQQAEVLHQEGHARAVHCISFQGDGSVSATGGHDSFGRVWDLRTGRCIMFMEGHLKSIFGIDFSPNGFHIATASEDNTCKIWDLRKRSCVYTIPAHTNLLSDVKYQRIEGQYLVTASYDNTAKIWSNKTWQPLKTLPGHDGKVMSVDISPDHRFIGTSSYDRTFKLWAPENM, from the exons ATGTCAGATGACGAAGATTTGGTTTAtgttaagaaacaaaaaactGTTCATTATGGATCGCTTGAAGAAGCAGAGCGTGCTAGATTGGCCGCTGTGGCGGAATCctctgaagaagaaaaagataccACGACTTTGGGAGACAATGTCAACACTGTTGCTACATTggcaaatattcatatatcaaaTGAATATATGGAATTGGAAGATGAAATGTCTAAAGATAGACAAGCTCTCTTAGAAGAATTTGAACGTAGAAAGAAAGCTCGTCAAATCAATGTATCTACTGATGATTCAGAagtcaaaagaaatttaagacAATTAGGAGAGCCTATTTGTTTATTTGGTGAAGGTCCTGCAGATAGGAGGACAAGATTGAGAGAATTATTAGCTAATTTAGGTGAAGATgcaattaagaaaaaacacgaagaagaggaaaaaccTTCTCATCCAATTGAAAGGGATACAGAAACAACATGGTATCATGAAGGACCAGAATCTCTTCAAATAGCACGTTCTTGGATAgcta cATATTCATTGCCTAGAGCAAAAGCTAGATTGGACAAAGCAAGGCAGGATTTGGAATTGCCAACAGCTACACGTACAGCACGTCGTCAagaacttttgaaaaaattgcaagcattaacaatttattgttCTCAAATTGGAGATACTAGGCCAATTTCTTTTTGTCAATTCAGTCCAAATTCCAAAGTGCTTGCTACAGCTTCATGGTCAGGCTTATGTAAACTATGGTCTGTACCTGACTGTACTTTGTTAAGAACTCTTAAAGGACATACTTGTAATGTTGGCTGCATTGTTTTTCATCCAAAAGCTACTATTACTGAAGAAGTGGTAGGAGAAAGAGCTGGACAGACTTGCGTATTGGCATCCTGTGCTTCAGATG gaACTGTAAAATTATGGAGTGGTGGATTTGGAGAGGAACCTCTAGCTGAAGTTGAAGGACACGAACCACATAGAGTTTCAAGATTAGCATTTCATCCATCTGGTAGATTTCTTGGAACATGTTGTTATGATGCATCTTGGAGACTTTGGGATTTGGAACAGCAAGCAGAAGTCTTACATCAGGAAGGTCATGCTAGAGCTGTACATTGTATtag TTTTCAAGGTGATGGTAGTGTAAGTGCTACGGGTGGTCACGATTCTTTTGGTCGAGTATGGGATCTTCGTACAGGACGGTGTATTATGTTTATGGAAGGTCacttaaaatctatttttggcATTGATTTTTCTCCAAACGGATTTCATATAGCAACAGCCAGTGAAGACAATACTTGTAAAATATGGGATTTACGAAAAAGATCTTGTGTGTACACAATACCGGCGCATACAAATCTTTTATCAGATGTAAAATATCAAAGGATAGAAGGACAATACTTAGTCACAGCATCATATGACAATACTGCTAAAATATGGTCGAACAAGACTTGGCAACCACTTAAAACATTACCAGGTCACGATGGTAAAGTTATGTCTGTAGATATTTCTCCCGATCATAGATTCATCGGGACCAGTTCATACGATCGAACATTTAAATTATGGGCACCCGAAAACATGTAA
- the LOC412948 gene encoding delta-1-pyrroline-5-carboxylate synthase isoform X1: protein MYARLLLLRSSKLGCFPRRLASSSSGPRVPEQASRVDSRRELQTTEGPRKATMFNDRSQLNYTRRLVVKLGSAVITREDEHGLALGRLASIVEQVAECQNGGRECIMVTSGAVAFGKQKLAQELLMSLSMRETLSPGGHMRKRSGTPLEPRAAAAVGQSGLMSLYDAMFAQYGVKLAQVLVTKPDFYNEETRNNLFSTLSELLSLNIVPIINTNDAVSPPPHVDEEVAGSGGRRGISIKDNDSLAAMLAAEIQADLLILMSDVDGIYNLPPWQDGAKMLHTFSMDLRDTIKFGQKSKVGTGGMDAKVNAALWALDRGVSVVICNGTQEKAIKNILSGRKIGTFFTQTTEISMPVEVVAEEARTGSRTLQALRPEERASCINTLADLLESRQKEILEANRKDLEAAEKTGLAKALLSRLSLTPAKLKSLSSGLRQIANDSLTNVGRVLRRTKLAESLELRQITVPIGVLLVIFESRPDSLPQVAALAMSSANGLLLKGGKEATNSNKYLMELVKEALGPVGAANAISLISTREDVGDLLSMGKHIDLVIPRGSSDLVRSIQEQSKHIPVLGHAEGICHVFVDRDADLVKALKIIRDSKCDYPAACNAMETLLIHESHMKSNFFNDVCSMLQKEGVKVNSGPKLRKQLTFGPPAAKSMKTEYGALECAIEVVSDIEDAINHIHKYGSGHTDCIVTENKERATYFQREVDSACVFHNASTRFSDGYRFGLGAEVGISTARIHARGPVGVDGLLTTKWVLQGNGHAAADFGEGGEVWLHQSLPLNESE from the exons ATGTACGCGAGGTTGTTACTATTGAGATCCAGTAAACTTGGATGTTTTCCAAGGAGATTGGCTTCGTCCTCCTCGGGGCCGAGGGTGCCCGAACAAGCA AGTAGAGTGGACTCACGTAGAGAATTGCAGACGACAGAAGGGCCTCGAAAGGCAACGATGTTCAACGACCGCAGCCAGTTGAATTACACCAGACGTTTGGTGGTGAAATTGGGCAGCGCCGTTATCACGAGGGAGGACGAACACGGACTGGCACTGGGTCGGTTGGCGTCCATAGTCGAACAGGTAGCCGAGTGCCAAAACGGAGGTCGTGAATGTATTATGGTAACTAGCGGAGCGGTCGCATTCGGCAAACAGAAACTCGCCCAGGAACTGTTGATGTCCTTATCAATGAGGGAAACGCTGAGTCCTGGCGGCCACATGAGAAAACGCTCGG GCACTCCTTTGGAACCTAGAGCGGCAGCCGCGGTTGGTCAATCGGGTCTGATGTCTCTATACGACGCCATGTTCGCCCAATATGGTGTGAAACTGGCCCAAGTGTTGGTCACCAAACCGGATTTCTACAACGAGGAGACCCGCAACAACTTGTTCAGCACTTTGAGCGAGTTGCTCAGCTTGAACATAGTCCCCATAATCAATACCAACGACGCGGTGTCACCTCCGCCACACGTTGACGAGGAAGTCGCTGGAAGCGGCGGAAGAAGAGGGATTTCCATCAAGGACAACGATTCCTTGGCCGCCATGTTGGCCGCCGAGATTCAAGCGGACTTGTTAATCTTGATGAGCGATGTAGATGGCATTTACAATCTGCCTCCTTGGCAAGATGGCGCCAAAATGCTGCATACGTTTAGCATGGATCTTAGAGACACGATTAAATTTGGGCAAAAATCGAAGGTCGGTACAGGTGGCATGGATGCGAAAGTTAATGCCGCGCTTTGGGCCCTTGATCGAGGTGTCTCCGTAGTAATTTGCAATGGAACTCAAGAAAAGgctataaagaatattttatctggGAGAAAGATAGGTACTTTCTTCACACAGACGACCGAAATTTCCATGCCTGTAGAGGTTGTCGCCGAAGAGG CTCGAACTGGAAGCCGAACACTGCAAGCTCTTCGACCAGAAGAACGAGCGAGCTGTATCAACACGTTAGCTGATCTTCTGGAGTCACGGCAAAAGGAAATATTGGAGGCTAACAGAAAGGATCTCGAGGCTGCGGAGAAAACTGGTCTGGCGAAAGCTTTACTTTCTCGCCTTTCGTTAACACCCGCCAAACTGAAATCTTTGAGCTCTGGTTTGCGACAAATTGCTAATGATTCCTTAACGAATGTGGGTCGCGTGCTCAGAAGGACAAAACTGGCCGAGAGTCTGGAATTGAGACAAATAACTGTCCCCATCGGTGTACTGTTGGTGATTTTTGAATCACGGCCCGACAGTTTACCTCAAGTAGCCGCATTAGCGATGTCCAGTGCCAACGGCCTCCTTCTGAAAGGAGGCAAAGAAGCGACAAAcagcaataaatatttgatggaGTTGGTGAAGGAGGCGTTGGGTCCGGTTGGTGCTGCCAACGCGATATCTTTAATTTCGACCAGGGAGGACGTCGGCGATTTATTGTCGATGGGAAAACACATAGATCTCGTAATTCCTCGAGGCAGCTCAGATCTCGTTCGTAGCATTCAGGAACAATCGAAACATATTCCCGTATTGGGACACGCGGAAGGTATCTGTCACGTGTTCGTGGATAGAGATGCGGATCTTGTTAAAGCTCTAAAGATCATCAGAGACTCGAAATGCGATTACCCTGCTGCTTGCAACGCTATGGAGACATTGCTTATTCACGAGAGTCATATGAAGAGTAACTTTTTCAACGATGTGTGCAGCATGCTGCAAAAGGAAGGA GTCAAAGTTAATTCCGGACCAAAACTGAGGAAACAATTAACATTCGGACCACCAGCTGCGAAAAGTATGAAGACCGAGTACGGCGCTCTTGAGTGTGCAATCGAGGTCGTATCAGACATCGAGGATGCAATAAATCATATTCACAAATATGGCAGTGGACATACGGATTGCATTGTTACCGAGAATAAAGAAAGAGCCACCTATTTCCAGAGAGAAGTGGACAGTGCGTGCGTTTTTCACAATGCCAGTACTCGATTCTCCGATGGTTATAGATTCGGTCTTGGTGCCGAG gTTGGAATTTCTACCGCACGAATTCATGCACGGGGTCCAGTAGGAGTGGATGGATTGTTGACTACAAAATGGGTATTGCAAGGTAATGGTCATGCAGCTGCAGATTTTGGAGAGGGTGGCGAAGTTTGGCTTCATCAATCTTTACCTCTCAATGAATCTGAATGA
- the LOC725272 gene encoding histone H3 produces MARTKQTARKSTGGKAPRKQLATKAARKSAPATGGVKKPHRYRPGTVALREIRRYQKSTELLIRKLPFQRLVREIAQDFKTDLRFQSSAVMALQEASEAYLVGLFEDTNLCAIHAKRVTIMPKDIQLARRIRGERA; encoded by the coding sequence ATGGCTCGTACCAAACAAACTGCTCGTAAATCAACTGGTGGAAAGGCGCCACGTAAACAATTGGCTACTAAAGCTGCTCGTAAGAGTGCTCCTGCTACTGGTGGAGTGAAGAAACCTCATCGTTACAGGCCTGGAACTGTAGCACTCCGTGAAATTCGACGATATCAAAAAAGCACCGAACttctaattcgaaaattaccTTTCCAACGTTTGGTTCGTGAAATTGCTCAAGATTTCAAGACAGATTTAAGATTCCAAAGCTCTGCTGTCATGGCTCTTCAAGAAGCCAGCGAAGCTTATCTCGTTGGTTTATTTGAAGATACCAACCTGTGTGCAATTCACGCTAAACGTGTCACAATCATGCCGAAGGACATTCAGTTGGCTCGTCGTATTCGTGGAGAAAGAG